In Legionella sp. PATHC035, a genomic segment contains:
- a CDS encoding enoyl-CoA hydratase-related protein: protein MSDLLYEIQGHLGLITLNRVSKHNAFDNLLLGEMQHQLNAAIADSKVRVIVLKANGKHFSAGADLTWMQNMALYSEEENQKDAMVLGNLMYTLNTCPKPTLAIVHGSAFGGGAGLAAACDITIASQSARFCFSEVKLGLIPAVISPYVVQAIGERSAKALFISAEVFDAAKALSLNLVQHCVPDENLLEFTLSYANQISNNAPEAVQASKQLAHYVANKKINEDLVTYTASLIAQKRVSAEGQQGLNAFLKKETPNWG, encoded by the coding sequence GTGAGCGATTTGTTGTATGAAATACAGGGACACTTGGGTTTAATTACGCTAAATCGAGTGAGTAAACATAATGCGTTTGATAATCTGCTCTTAGGTGAAATGCAACATCAGCTTAATGCTGCAATTGCTGATTCTAAAGTCCGCGTTATAGTACTCAAAGCCAATGGCAAACATTTTTCTGCAGGCGCTGATTTAACGTGGATGCAAAACATGGCTCTTTATAGCGAAGAAGAAAATCAAAAGGATGCCATGGTCCTCGGGAATCTAATGTACACTTTAAATACGTGCCCGAAACCTACTTTAGCGATAGTACATGGCTCCGCTTTTGGTGGAGGTGCAGGTCTTGCCGCAGCATGTGACATAACGATAGCATCTCAATCTGCACGTTTTTGCTTTTCCGAAGTTAAATTAGGCCTGATACCCGCAGTCATAAGCCCTTATGTTGTTCAAGCCATAGGCGAACGCAGTGCAAAAGCACTTTTTATAAGTGCAGAAGTCTTTGATGCGGCTAAAGCATTGTCATTAAATCTGGTACAACACTGTGTTCCCGATGAAAATTTGTTGGAGTTCACACTTAGCTATGCAAATCAAATCAGTAACAATGCACCAGAAGCGGTTCAGGCTTCAAAACAGCTAGCACATTACGTAGCAAATAAAAAAATAAATGAAGATCTTGTTACTTACACCGCTTCATTGATAGCTCAGAAAAGAGTATCAGCTGAAGGACAACAAGGACTCAATGCATTTTTAAAAAAAGAAACACCAAACTGGGGCTAG
- a CDS encoding hydroxymethylglutaryl-CoA lyase yields MDYPQNVTIIEVGPRDGLQNESSFVSSKHKIELINLLSESGLQYIEVTSFVSAKAIPQLADHNEVFRAIDKTPSIHYSALVPNEQGMLKALDAGVKEIAVFTAASEQFNQRNINCSIAESISRFKPVLALAKENNIRVRGYISCVLGCPYEGSVAPAKVAEVTQELMDLGVDEISLGDTIGVGTPHQTHLLLEQVLKLLPLNQLAMHFHDTYGQAIANIYTSLQHGVHRFDSSVAGLGGCPYARGASGNVATEDVLYLMHGLGINTGVDIFKIVTAGDTICKILGRKNQSKVANAMLANPCI; encoded by the coding sequence ATGGACTATCCGCAAAACGTAACCATTATAGAAGTAGGACCACGTGATGGCCTACAAAATGAGTCATCTTTTGTATCCAGTAAGCACAAGATTGAATTAATCAATTTGTTAAGTGAATCTGGCTTGCAATATATTGAAGTAACAAGTTTTGTCTCTGCAAAGGCAATTCCACAATTAGCGGACCATAATGAAGTATTTCGCGCCATAGATAAAACACCATCCATACACTATTCCGCCCTAGTGCCTAATGAGCAGGGCATGCTCAAAGCATTGGATGCCGGTGTGAAAGAAATTGCCGTATTTACAGCAGCAAGCGAACAATTTAATCAGCGAAACATTAATTGTTCAATTGCTGAAAGTATTTCACGTTTTAAACCAGTCCTTGCTTTAGCAAAAGAAAACAACATCAGGGTACGAGGCTATATTTCCTGTGTCCTAGGTTGTCCTTATGAAGGTAGTGTAGCACCGGCAAAAGTAGCGGAAGTCACTCAAGAATTAATGGATTTGGGTGTAGATGAAATCTCATTAGGGGATACTATAGGTGTAGGAACCCCTCATCAAACTCACTTATTACTCGAGCAAGTACTCAAACTCTTACCACTAAATCAATTAGCAATGCATTTTCATGATACTTATGGTCAGGCCATCGCTAATATTTATACTTCATTACAGCATGGAGTACATCGTTTTGACAGCTCCGTTGCCGGACTCGGCGGCTGTCCCTATGCACGTGGGGCAAGTGGTAATGTAGCCACCGAAGATGTTCTCTATTTAATGCATGGTTTAGGAATAAATACTGGTGTGGATATCTTTAAAATTGTCACTGCAGGCGACACCATCTGTAAGATTTTAGGACGTAAAAATCAATCAAAAGTTGCAAATGCTATGTTAGCCAATCCTTGTATCTAG
- a CDS encoding acetyl-CoA carboxylase biotin carboxylase subunit, producing the protein MFNKILIANRGEIACRIIKTARSMGIHTVAIYSSVDKDSLHVRSADSAYCVGDAPAKESYLNIPNIIHIAKECGAQAIHPGYGFLSENPEFARACQEADIVFIGPSVEAMEAMASKQLAKQLLENTKVPLTPGYHGSAQAEDILLAEAKKIGFPVLIKAANGGGGKGMRAVHHESEFSAALAGAKRESMASFADDTMIIEKLVLNPRHVELQIMADNHGNVVHLFERDCSIQRRHQKIIEEAPAPNLPASLRQKLAEAACEVARSIKYSGAGTVEFLVDSSGHFYFMEMNTRLQVEHPVTELITGLDLVAWQLKIAANEPLPLPQDKIEAHGHAIECRIYAEDPHHDFIPSIGQIHFLHEPSGDGIRIDTGVQMSSQITMYYDPMIAKLIAWGANRDEALHRLEHALSHYFIGGVKTNIPFLQTICQHPKFRKVELSTDFLSKEEIKLPTADTEMALLMAVSFDYLNTINAIQDPLLQETFAWQSQIRSHWIWHYKDKDNLLETLITPINKNQFKVRLKAEEYLIHGHLTGNQLRIETKGQNYQVIVENKNQSLTLYTSQWQITIDRFNWGTLGAEVTAHKGQLTAPMPATVVAVLKNIGERVKAGERLIVLEAMKMEHTIHAPADGILLDIFYDVGAQVNEGEELLSLSEEDS; encoded by the coding sequence ATGTTTAATAAAATTCTTATTGCCAACCGCGGTGAAATTGCATGCAGAATCATCAAAACGGCCCGTTCTATGGGGATCCACACGGTAGCTATTTATTCCTCGGTTGATAAAGACAGTCTGCATGTACGTAGTGCTGACAGTGCATATTGTGTAGGCGATGCACCTGCTAAAGAAAGTTATCTGAATATACCCAATATTATCCATATTGCTAAGGAATGTGGCGCTCAGGCCATTCATCCTGGTTACGGTTTTTTGTCCGAAAACCCTGAATTTGCTCGAGCATGTCAAGAGGCAGATATCGTTTTTATTGGTCCCTCAGTAGAGGCCATGGAGGCAATGGCTTCAAAGCAGTTGGCCAAACAATTATTGGAAAACACTAAAGTTCCTCTAACACCGGGTTATCATGGCAGTGCACAAGCAGAAGATATATTGCTTGCTGAAGCTAAAAAAATAGGATTTCCTGTGTTAATCAAAGCAGCGAATGGTGGTGGCGGTAAAGGGATGCGCGCGGTCCATCACGAATCAGAATTTAGCGCAGCCTTAGCTGGTGCAAAACGAGAATCTATGGCAAGTTTTGCCGATGATACCATGATCATTGAAAAGCTGGTTCTTAATCCACGTCATGTCGAATTACAAATCATGGCAGACAACCATGGCAACGTGGTTCATTTGTTTGAACGTGATTGCTCGATTCAACGCAGACATCAGAAGATTATTGAAGAAGCACCAGCACCTAATTTACCCGCTTCTCTACGACAAAAACTTGCTGAAGCAGCTTGCGAAGTGGCACGATCAATAAAATACAGTGGCGCAGGCACAGTTGAATTTTTAGTTGATAGTTCAGGACATTTCTATTTTATGGAAATGAATACCCGCTTACAGGTAGAACATCCCGTAACTGAACTAATTACCGGACTGGATTTGGTCGCTTGGCAATTGAAAATTGCCGCTAATGAACCACTCCCCTTGCCGCAAGATAAAATTGAGGCACATGGCCATGCAATAGAATGTCGCATATATGCTGAAGACCCGCATCATGACTTTATTCCATCAATAGGACAAATCCACTTTTTGCACGAACCTTCCGGAGATGGCATTCGTATTGATACAGGGGTACAAATGTCATCGCAAATTACCATGTACTATGATCCGATGATCGCCAAATTGATTGCATGGGGAGCCAACCGTGATGAAGCGCTACATCGATTAGAGCACGCTTTATCCCATTATTTTATTGGTGGTGTAAAAACAAACATTCCCTTTTTACAAACAATTTGTCAACACCCTAAATTCAGAAAGGTTGAACTGAGTACTGACTTTTTAAGTAAAGAAGAAATAAAACTGCCAACAGCAGATACCGAAATGGCTTTACTCATGGCCGTAAGTTTTGATTATTTAAACACGATAAACGCAATCCAAGATCCTTTGTTACAAGAAACCTTCGCTTGGCAATCACAAATCCGAAGTCACTGGATATGGCACTATAAAGATAAGGATAACTTGCTTGAAACATTGATTACTCCAATCAATAAAAATCAATTTAAAGTACGTTTAAAGGCAGAAGAATATCTGATTCACGGCCATTTAACTGGCAATCAGCTCCGTATTGAAACTAAGGGACAAAATTATCAGGTAATCGTTGAAAATAAAAATCAATCTTTGACCTTGTATACGAGTCAGTGGCAAATTACTATTGATCGGTTTAATTGGGGAACTCTAGGTGCAGAAGTTACTGCTCACAAAGGACAGCTCACAGCACCAATGCCTGCTACTGTAGTCGCCGTTTTAAAAAATATTGGTGAACGTGTTAAAGCCGGTGAACGTTTGATCGTTCTCGAAGCAATGAAAATGGAACATACCATTCATGCCCCTGCTGATGGCATATTATTGGATATATTCTATGATGTAGGTGCCCAAGTGAATGAAGGAGAGGAGTTACTGTCATTAAGTGAAGAGGATTCTTAA
- a CDS encoding DUF1554 domain-containing protein → MIKRILLVGMTLFFFSEQVALAKSNAFIPGSGQHFIAVIPPASSTISITTTTPRKTYPTAGIKILTPGYRIVGKAPSPNGFVLFPVSDTTPAKITLDGPIGSINIRLCLNGTGKTYSCEEYAVSVFSSHVIFLTSRFQQTTGGLGGIAGADAFCQNAALTSGNPALQGLSFKALLVTSTRSPCSIVNGRTGCGGAYAHDWPLVPGSQYVYADGKTLFNTVNQNGVFDGSNSNLRDDNNEVVFGLFWTGIQSILSNSTATDIVAWAFADMNNAEDGNQYTANLATCNEFTDGTAATNGSLGLAGETSLTFGVVPGATWGNYLNFNDAQTGALFNLFSAGISLPCNESFSIVCVS, encoded by the coding sequence ATGATAAAAAGGATACTACTTGTTGGTATGACATTATTTTTCTTTTCAGAGCAAGTAGCTTTAGCCAAAAGCAATGCTTTTATTCCTGGATCAGGACAACATTTTATCGCTGTAATTCCTCCTGCTTCATCAACGATATCCATTACTACCACGACTCCGAGAAAGACCTATCCTACGGCCGGAATCAAAATTCTTACCCCAGGATATCGTATTGTGGGTAAAGCACCCTCTCCTAATGGGTTTGTCCTATTTCCAGTCAGCGATACCACGCCTGCAAAAATTACTTTAGATGGACCGATAGGCTCTATAAATATCAGATTATGTTTAAATGGCACGGGTAAAACGTATTCCTGTGAAGAATATGCTGTTTCTGTATTTTCCTCGCATGTTATTTTTCTAACCAGCCGTTTTCAGCAGACTACTGGTGGTTTAGGTGGGATTGCAGGGGCTGATGCTTTTTGCCAAAATGCTGCATTAACTTCAGGAAATCCAGCACTTCAGGGCTTGTCATTTAAAGCGTTGTTAGTTACTTCCACACGCTCTCCTTGTTCTATTGTTAATGGGAGAACCGGTTGCGGAGGTGCTTATGCACACGATTGGCCGCTTGTCCCTGGTTCACAGTATGTATATGCAGATGGAAAAACGCTTTTTAATACAGTAAATCAAAATGGTGTTTTTGATGGCAGTAACTCAAATCTCAGAGATGACAATAACGAAGTGGTATTTGGTTTGTTCTGGACAGGTATTCAAAGTATTTTGTCAAACAGTACGGCAACTGATATCGTTGCTTGGGCCTTTGCAGATATGAACAATGCTGAAGATGGCAATCAGTACACTGCGAATTTGGCTACATGTAACGAGTTTACTGATGGAACAGCGGCTACTAACGGTTCCCTGGGTTTGGCTGGTGAGACTTCATTGACTTTTGGAGTTGTGCCAGGAGCGACCTGGGGAAATTATCTTAATTTTAATGATGCTCAGACAGGGGCGTTGTTCAATTTATTTTCAGCAGGGATTTCTTTACCCTGTAATGAAAGTTTTAGTATTGTCTGTGTATCCTAA
- a CDS encoding PA3496 family putative envelope integrity protein: protein MNTREFDEDVNEMEEFGVDTVLTPEASPSTKLERRRRIEDLFEEKRLREELSDFG from the coding sequence ATGAATACTCGTGAATTTGATGAAGATGTAAACGAAATGGAAGAGTTTGGCGTCGATACCGTCTTGACCCCAGAAGCAAGCCCATCAACAAAATTGGAACGAAGACGACGCATAGAAGATTTGTTTGAAGAAAAACGCCTGCGCGAAGAACTTTCTGACTTCGGTTAG
- a CDS encoding methionine ABC transporter permease: MSFPMAYDLFIATGETLYMVVTSTVFAVILGLPLGTWLYSSSQIKPMPKVHKTLSTFINMARSIPFIILLVAIIPFTRLIVGTSIGMNAAIVPLTLGATPFFARLVDNVYRSLPSGLIETGYAMGASTRQIILHILLPEAKPALIHAITVTAITLVNYSAMAGTVGAGGLGTLAINYGYQRFDAGVMISTVIILIVMVQLTQMIGDYLAKRFLHN; encoded by the coding sequence ATGTCCTTCCCGATGGCATATGATTTATTCATCGCAACAGGCGAAACATTGTATATGGTCGTCACCAGCACCGTATTTGCGGTGATACTGGGTTTACCTTTAGGAACTTGGCTTTATTCGTCGAGTCAAATCAAACCCATGCCTAAGGTTCATAAGACATTATCTACCTTCATTAACATGGCGCGGTCGATACCTTTCATTATTCTATTGGTGGCAATTATTCCATTTACTCGACTTATTGTTGGAACCTCAATAGGAATGAATGCCGCGATAGTGCCGCTTACTCTCGGTGCAACTCCCTTTTTTGCCAGACTGGTTGATAACGTTTATCGTAGTTTACCTTCTGGGCTTATTGAAACCGGATATGCGATGGGCGCTAGCACGCGACAAATTATTTTGCATATTTTATTGCCTGAAGCAAAACCTGCTTTAATCCATGCAATTACGGTTACAGCCATTACTTTAGTTAATTATTCTGCAATGGCAGGAACGGTTGGTGCTGGAGGGTTGGGCACTCTGGCAATTAACTATGGTTATCAGCGTTTTGATGCTGGGGTCATGATTTCAACTGTAATCATTTTGATTGTGATGGTTCAACTAACCCAAATGATCGGAGATTACTTAGCAAAGCGTTTTTTACATAATTGA
- a CDS encoding class I SAM-dependent methyltransferase: MINISAVGYEHEGLLDKAKALAEQLNFYLEKDASPCLYVTESGLSLKMPGFSPIFAEFSASFWSKRKSEGKKQGLVRACKPTAGLKIIDATAGWGRDSAILASFGAEVLMLERHPVMASLVLDGLLRRSDTDQQQLHLKFLAEDAHSYLSSLDEPNYPDVIYIDPMHPERNKSALVKKEMQALQQLIGPDEDAQGLIQLALQRTKQKVVVKWPQKIKPLFPAHAAVEGKTVRFDIYFAHLG; the protein is encoded by the coding sequence ATGATCAATATCTCAGCAGTAGGTTATGAGCACGAAGGCCTGCTCGATAAAGCAAAAGCTCTTGCAGAACAATTGAATTTTTATTTAGAGAAAGATGCGAGTCCTTGTCTCTATGTCACTGAATCAGGGCTTTCATTGAAAATGCCCGGTTTCTCTCCTATTTTTGCTGAATTCAGTGCTTCTTTTTGGAGTAAAAGAAAATCTGAGGGAAAAAAGCAAGGATTAGTTCGCGCTTGTAAACCAACTGCAGGGCTTAAAATTATTGATGCAACTGCGGGTTGGGGGCGTGACTCTGCTATTTTAGCCAGTTTTGGTGCAGAAGTATTGATGCTCGAACGTCATCCGGTTATGGCTTCCCTAGTATTGGATGGATTGTTGCGCAGGAGTGATACAGATCAACAACAATTGCATTTGAAATTTCTTGCCGAAGATGCCCATTCGTACTTAAGCTCATTAGATGAGCCAAACTATCCTGATGTTATATACATTGATCCCATGCATCCGGAGCGTAATAAATCAGCATTAGTAAAAAAAGAAATGCAAGCATTACAACAATTAATTGGTCCAGATGAAGATGCACAGGGACTTATTCAATTGGCGCTACAACGTACGAAACAAAAGGTCGTTGTAAAATGGCCACAAAAAATAAAACCTTTATTCCCTGCTCATGCTGCTGTAGAGGGAAAAACGGTGCGGTTTGATATTTATTTTGCTCATTTAGGATAA
- a CDS encoding MetQ/NlpA family ABC transporter substrate-binding protein, with translation MRILAYCVLLLSLVACNKPSPNTLVIGTIAGPETELVETAKEVAKNKYNLNIKIVTFNDYNLPNEALQDGSLDANVYQHLPYLNAAVKAHGYTLESIGRTFVYPMGIYSKKHTSLKQLPEKAVIAVPNDPSNEMRALQLLEKAQLITLKTTHDNTGLKDIATNPHDLQFKEMDAAQLPRVLPDVDAAVINTTFALPAGLNPSHDALFTEDKTSPYANIIAIRSNSPKKAQLELFVKALNSEEVKEKAKTLFGDSAIPAW, from the coding sequence ATGCGAATTTTAGCTTATTGTGTTTTATTATTAAGTCTTGTTGCCTGCAACAAGCCCTCACCAAATACTTTAGTCATAGGAACTATTGCTGGGCCAGAAACTGAATTGGTTGAAACAGCAAAAGAAGTAGCTAAGAATAAATACAACTTAAATATAAAAATTGTAACATTCAATGACTACAACCTTCCTAATGAGGCGTTACAGGATGGAAGTTTGGATGCTAATGTCTACCAACATTTACCTTACCTCAATGCCGCTGTTAAAGCGCATGGCTATACGCTTGAGTCGATAGGCAGAACTTTCGTATACCCTATGGGAATTTATTCCAAAAAACACACTTCATTAAAACAATTACCTGAAAAAGCAGTCATTGCCGTACCTAATGATCCCAGCAATGAAATGCGTGCCTTACAGCTGTTAGAAAAAGCGCAGTTGATTACATTGAAAACGACCCATGATAATACTGGCTTAAAAGATATTGCGACCAATCCACATGATCTGCAATTCAAAGAAATGGATGCAGCACAACTGCCGAGAGTCTTGCCTGATGTCGATGCAGCCGTAATCAATACAACATTTGCCCTGCCTGCAGGTTTAAATCCTTCACATGATGCTTTATTTACTGAAGATAAAACCTCACCGTATGCCAATATTATTGCTATTCGGAGCAACTCTCCTAAAAAAGCACAATTGGAGCTCTTTGTTAAAGCATTAAACTCCGAAGAAGTTAAAGAAAAGGCTAAAACTTTATTTGGAGATTCGGCGATTCCTGCTTGGTAA
- a CDS encoding acetoacetate--CoA ligase, whose amino-acid sequence MNETVWKPKHPKESKMWQFMEFAANRNSQIFANYQDLHTWSIKHPDSFWPTLCDFFQVQFNTEPYQILSHKSEMINARWFAGAQFNFAEKLLSRKDKHPALISLNEDNTKHVISYEQLYNLVAQCAAGLKAVGVTAGDRVAALMPNTSHTIIAMLAATSLGAIWSSCSPDFGAQAAIDRLGQIDPKVLFICDGHQYQGKKHNGAEKVKQLNDAISSLKQIVICPNINEPVDVSTLPKAQYWNDFLRPASHCEFVSLPFEHPIYIMFSSGTTGKPKCIVHGAGGTLLQHLKELGLHTDLRDKDNLFFYTTCGWMMWNWTVSALALGATLTLYEGSPTYPESNRLFKLIEEEQVTVFGTSAKFISSVEKAGVKPQDEFDLSHLRCILSTGSPLLPRNYDYVYQHIKDDVQLCSISGGTDIISCFALGNPILPVYRGELQCLGLGMAVDVFDEQGHPVHEERGELVCTAPFPSMPVGFWNDPEKIAYQRAYFERFPGVWAHGDFAEITAHKGLIIYGRSDAVLNPGGVRIGTAEIYRQVEKINEVLDSVVIGQDWQDDVRIVLFVKLRDDMELTEELINKIRLTIRQNASPRHVPAKIVQVADIPHTISGKIVELAVRQVVHGLPVNNLQSLANPQALDYFKNREELQK is encoded by the coding sequence ATGAATGAAACCGTATGGAAGCCCAAACATCCGAAAGAAAGCAAGATGTGGCAGTTTATGGAATTTGCCGCGAACAGGAACAGCCAAATTTTTGCAAATTATCAAGACTTGCATACCTGGTCCATCAAACATCCTGACTCTTTTTGGCCAACGCTTTGCGATTTCTTTCAGGTACAGTTTAACACTGAACCTTATCAGATTCTAAGTCATAAAAGTGAAATGATAAACGCACGTTGGTTTGCTGGAGCTCAATTTAATTTTGCTGAAAAACTCTTATCACGAAAAGACAAACATCCAGCCCTAATTAGTCTTAATGAAGACAATACCAAACACGTGATTAGCTATGAGCAATTATATAATTTGGTAGCCCAATGTGCTGCAGGTTTAAAAGCGGTAGGAGTTACCGCAGGTGATCGAGTCGCTGCGCTGATGCCAAATACCTCACATACAATTATTGCTATGCTTGCTGCCACCTCTTTAGGTGCGATCTGGTCCTCTTGCTCACCCGATTTTGGCGCTCAGGCAGCAATCGATCGACTGGGCCAAATCGATCCCAAAGTGCTCTTTATTTGCGACGGACACCAGTATCAAGGAAAGAAACACAATGGAGCTGAAAAAGTCAAACAACTTAACGATGCCATTAGCTCGCTCAAACAAATTGTAATTTGTCCGAATATAAATGAACCCGTAGATGTCTCTACGTTACCTAAGGCACAATATTGGAATGACTTTCTTCGTCCCGCAAGTCATTGTGAATTTGTTTCTTTGCCCTTTGAACACCCGATTTACATCATGTTCTCGTCAGGAACTACTGGTAAACCCAAATGTATTGTTCACGGAGCCGGTGGAACGCTTCTGCAGCATCTTAAAGAATTAGGATTACATACTGATCTTAGGGATAAGGACAACTTATTTTTTTATACGACGTGCGGTTGGATGATGTGGAATTGGACTGTTTCCGCACTGGCCTTGGGAGCTACGCTCACTTTATATGAGGGCTCCCCTACCTATCCTGAAAGCAATCGTTTATTCAAACTCATTGAAGAAGAGCAAGTTACTGTTTTTGGCACTAGTGCTAAATTCATCTCTTCTGTAGAAAAAGCAGGAGTTAAACCTCAAGATGAGTTTGACTTATCTCATTTGCGCTGCATACTTTCAACAGGCTCCCCTCTTTTACCTAGAAATTATGATTACGTGTATCAACACATCAAAGACGATGTGCAACTCTGCTCTATCTCAGGTGGAACAGATATTATTTCTTGTTTTGCCTTAGGTAACCCGATACTGCCTGTTTATCGAGGTGAGTTACAGTGTCTCGGTCTTGGTATGGCCGTTGATGTTTTTGATGAACAAGGCCATCCTGTTCATGAAGAGCGTGGAGAATTGGTCTGCACCGCGCCCTTCCCCTCCATGCCGGTTGGTTTTTGGAATGATCCTGAAAAAATTGCTTATCAACGGGCTTATTTTGAACGGTTCCCCGGAGTATGGGCACATGGTGATTTTGCAGAGATTACTGCGCATAAGGGTTTAATTATTTATGGGCGATCAGACGCTGTTTTAAATCCTGGAGGAGTACGTATTGGTACCGCTGAAATATACAGGCAGGTGGAAAAAATTAATGAAGTACTTGATAGTGTTGTCATTGGCCAGGACTGGCAAGACGATGTACGTATTGTTTTGTTTGTTAAATTGCGTGATGACATGGAGCTTACTGAGGAATTAATCAACAAAATCCGTTTAACGATTCGTCAAAATGCCTCACCAAGACATGTCCCAGCAAAAATAGTGCAAGTTGCAGATATTCCTCACACGATTAGTGGTAAAATCGTTGAATTAGCTGTCCGACAAGTGGTTCATGGCTTACCAGTAAATAATCTACAGTCCCTGGCCAACCCCCAAGCTTTAGATTATTTTAAAAATCGAGAAGAGTTACAGAAATAA
- a CDS encoding methionine ABC transporter ATP-binding protein, with the protein MIELIGLSKSFSGKSVLRDINLFIQEGEIFGIIGRSGAGKSTLLRCINLLERPDKGDVLIDGQDLTTLSRKNLALARHKMAMIFQQFNLLNSKNVYDNIALPMRIQGIDEDSIRNKIDELLPIVELTDKKLAYPAQLSGGQKQRVAIARALSCSPKILLCDEATSALDPETTDSILALLKKINSLYGITIVLITHEMDVVKRICNRLAVMVDGELAETTALANVFNKKDSLARGMLYAQLSPELPECLTNKLADYVTDKPLLRLFFQGEEATVPFISQTSRELNLDINILLANIDRYDTVTCGVLVVELTAHPFLLEAFIERCEQAKLTVEVLGYVLPDGI; encoded by the coding sequence ATGATTGAATTAATTGGATTATCTAAATCCTTTTCGGGAAAATCTGTCCTGCGTGACATTAATTTATTTATTCAAGAAGGTGAAATTTTTGGAATTATTGGCAGAAGTGGTGCAGGCAAATCCACCTTATTAAGATGCATTAATCTTCTAGAACGGCCTGATAAAGGCGATGTTTTGATCGATGGGCAGGATCTGACTACTCTTTCGAGAAAAAACTTAGCTTTAGCTCGCCATAAAATGGCCATGATTTTCCAACAATTCAATTTATTGAATTCAAAAAATGTGTACGACAATATTGCGCTCCCTATGCGCATTCAAGGGATAGATGAAGATTCTATTCGTAATAAAATTGACGAATTACTACCCATAGTCGAATTGACGGATAAGAAACTGGCCTATCCGGCACAACTTAGTGGCGGCCAAAAGCAAAGAGTTGCCATCGCTCGCGCTTTAAGTTGCTCCCCTAAAATTCTGCTTTGTGACGAAGCAACTTCTGCATTGGATCCAGAAACAACCGATTCGATTTTGGCATTGCTCAAAAAAATCAATTCACTTTATGGCATCACTATAGTGCTTATTACTCATGAAATGGATGTAGTGAAGCGTATTTGTAACCGATTGGCCGTCATGGTTGATGGTGAGTTGGCCGAAACCACCGCTTTAGCCAATGTATTTAATAAAAAGGACAGCCTGGCGCGAGGCATGCTTTATGCTCAACTTAGTCCTGAGTTACCCGAATGTCTCACGAACAAGCTCGCAGACTACGTGACGGATAAGCCATTACTACGTCTGTTTTTCCAGGGTGAAGAGGCAACAGTACCCTTTATTAGTCAAACAAGCCGCGAATTAAATCTAGACATCAACATCTTACTCGCCAATATCGATCGTTATGACACGGTAACCTGTGGTGTATTAGTAGTTGAATTAACGGCACATCCATTTTTACTCGAAGCATTCATTGAACGCTGTGAACAAGCCAAATTAACTGTGGAGGTTTTAGGTTATGTCCTTCCCGATGGCATATGA